One genomic segment of Synechocystis sp. LKSZ1 includes these proteins:
- a CDS encoding EAL domain-containing protein — translation MDQSSCINILLVDQDHSSLQVLENFLLESGWTVVTAITKEQGLDLLATLSPEIILLDTSVADPEEFELVKTLKYIIHTQAAPIILLSSQGDQKQQIKIQAMELGTVDYITKPFDFIDLRTRIQLHLKLSRLHRELQLKNLSLEEKNLENRLFFQACEQSPVSIVITDLYGNITYVNPKFEALSGYSFQEVQGKNPRVLKSGHTSMGEYQALWQSISAGGEWHGEFHNRKKNGEFYWERASISPIRNGQGEITHYVAVKEDITLQKQQETLLLQQANYDVVTGLPNRALVKDRLQQAIEDGSHNNYQVGVLFIDLDNFKKVNDTLGHDAGDKLLQEVAQRLQRCVRNFDTVARLGGDEFLIVATKLKQSMNLAVICKRILNILRQPIVLGSHEIFVHGSIGVTVFPNDGQQVEILLRNADTAMYAAKNAGRNRFKFYTSHMNEAAQRRLALETALRHALARHEINLAYQPLIKLNTGQVVGAEALLRWHHLDFGEVAPTQFIPIAEDTGLIVELGEWVLQQVCQQGAQWQTELPVQWLGINISPRQLRDSYFLDILNEAIKNSGIRPERLGLEITEHILMADQGDILQSIRQLQGAKARLIIDDFGTGFSALSHLRQCQLDMLKIDRSLIQELPEQEQTREWVKAMIAMAHQLKLQVIAEGIETQAQWEFLCQEQCDYGQGFYFCPAIPPQQLTLLWSDQPFQLALAEPRQAPVSPES, via the coding sequence ATGGATCAATCGAGTTGTATCAATATTTTACTTGTTGATCAGGATCACTCTAGTCTGCAAGTCCTAGAAAATTTCTTGCTAGAGAGCGGTTGGACGGTGGTGACTGCGATCACCAAAGAACAGGGCCTCGATCTGTTAGCAACCCTTTCCCCCGAAATTATTCTCTTAGATACATCCGTTGCCGATCCTGAAGAATTCGAGCTAGTTAAGACCCTAAAATACATTATCCATACCCAAGCTGCACCGATTATTCTGCTATCTTCCCAGGGAGATCAGAAACAGCAGATAAAAATACAGGCAATGGAATTGGGAACCGTGGATTATATCACCAAGCCCTTCGACTTCATCGATCTGAGAACTCGCATTCAACTTCATCTCAAACTATCTCGCCTCCACCGAGAATTACAACTTAAGAATCTTTCTCTAGAGGAAAAGAACTTAGAAAATCGTCTCTTTTTTCAGGCCTGTGAACAGAGTCCCGTCTCTATTGTCATTACGGATCTATACGGCAATATCACCTACGTTAACCCCAAGTTTGAAGCACTCTCCGGTTACAGTTTCCAAGAAGTTCAGGGTAAGAATCCCCGTGTCTTAAAGTCAGGCCATACATCTATGGGTGAATACCAAGCCCTCTGGCAGTCGATTTCCGCTGGTGGAGAGTGGCATGGCGAATTTCATAATCGCAAAAAGAATGGAGAATTTTACTGGGAAAGAGCCTCCATTTCGCCGATTCGTAATGGGCAGGGAGAAATTACCCACTACGTTGCCGTCAAGGAAGATATTACCCTTCAAAAACAACAGGAAACCCTCCTCCTACAACAGGCTAACTATGATGTAGTAACGGGCCTGCCCAACCGCGCGCTAGTGAAGGATCGTCTGCAACAGGCCATCGAAGATGGTTCCCATAATAATTATCAAGTTGGTGTTCTTTTTATTGACCTAGATAATTTTAAAAAAGTGAATGATACCCTGGGTCATGATGCGGGAGATAAGCTTCTCCAAGAGGTTGCTCAACGACTCCAGCGCTGTGTTCGTAATTTTGATACAGTAGCTCGCTTGGGTGGTGATGAGTTTTTAATTGTGGCGACTAAGCTCAAGCAATCCATGAATCTAGCGGTCATTTGTAAGCGTATTCTCAATATTTTGCGCCAACCGATAGTGCTAGGCAGTCATGAAATTTTTGTCCATGGTAGTATTGGCGTAACTGTTTTTCCCAATGATGGCCAGCAAGTTGAAATTTTACTCCGCAACGCCGATACCGCGATGTATGCCGCCAAAAACGCGGGGCGAAATCGTTTCAAATTTTATACCTCTCACATGAATGAGGCGGCCCAGCGTCGATTAGCCTTGGAGACGGCCCTGCGCCACGCTTTGGCTCGCCATGAAATAAATTTAGCCTATCAACCTTTGATTAAATTAAATACAGGACAAGTGGTTGGGGCTGAGGCCCTCCTGCGTTGGCACCATCTCGATTTTGGTGAGGTTGCCCCGACTCAATTTATTCCCATTGCTGAAGATACGGGTCTGATTGTGGAGCTAGGGGAATGGGTGCTACAGCAGGTCTGTCAGCAAGGCGCCCAATGGCAAACCGAGCTTCCGGTGCAGTGGTTAGGCATTAATATTTCACCGCGCCAATTACGGGATAGCTATTTCCTCGACATCCTCAACGAAGCCATCAAGAACAGTGGGATACGGCCAGAACGACTCGGCCTAGAAATTACCGAGCACATTTTAATGGCCGACCAGGGCGATATCCTGCAAAGTATTCGCCAGCTCCAAGGGGCTAAAGCCCGCTTAATTATTGATGATTTTGGGACTGGCTTTTCGGCCTTGAGCCACCTGCGCCAATGCCAGCTCGACATGCTCAAAATTGACCGGTCTTTGATCCAGGAATTACCGGAACAGGAGCAAACCAGAGAGTGGGTAAAGGCGATGATTGCCATGGCTCACCAACTCAAGCTTCAGGTGATTGCAGAGGGGATTGAAACCCAGGCCCAATGGGAATTTCTCTGCCAAGAACAGTGTGATTATGGTCAAGGCTTCTATTTTTGTCCAGCGATCCCCCCCCAACAATTAACGCTACTTTGGAGTGACCAACCCTTTCAATTGGCCCTAGCGGAGCCTAGACAAGCGCCTGTTTCACCAGAGTCATAA
- the hemW gene encoding radical SAM family heme chaperone HemW, with protein sequence MIVSTSTAAYLHLPFCRQRCFYCDFPIAVVGHGAPLAFSGWILEYVEAVCKEIQTWQSFPVQPLTTIFFGGGTPSLLPLEGLSCLLDCLEQVFGWDTDVEISLEIDPGTFTLPQLQAYQDLGVNRFSLGVQSFQDSLLEGIGRHHRRADIDQAIDWIYQAEVKNWSLDLISGLPNQGLEDWQRSLYFALTAKPSHLSCYDLVIEPNTAFGKQLQPGTGPLPTDELTAQMYCLAQQTLTKAGYHHYEISNYARPGQECRHNQVYWHNQSYYGFGLGATSYLQGHRFQRPRTRSAYYAWLQQWRGQSGSIPGETVSATERLLETLMLGLRLAQGVTLPALTSEQQKALFKALGSHQQRGWISLLDAESQPCDHPQALHHLQLQDPEGFLFSNTVLTDIFNCLTE encoded by the coding sequence ATGATTGTATCGACTTCTACCGCGGCCTACCTGCATCTTCCCTTCTGCCGACAACGTTGTTTTTACTGCGATTTCCCGATTGCCGTGGTGGGCCACGGTGCCCCTCTAGCTTTCTCCGGTTGGATTTTGGAGTATGTGGAAGCGGTTTGTAAAGAAATCCAGACCTGGCAATCTTTTCCAGTGCAACCCCTCACGACTATTTTCTTTGGCGGTGGCACCCCTTCCCTACTGCCCCTTGAGGGCCTATCTTGCCTGTTAGATTGTCTAGAGCAGGTCTTTGGCTGGGACACCGATGTCGAAATTTCCCTGGAAATTGACCCAGGCACCTTTACTCTGCCGCAACTCCAGGCCTATCAAGATTTGGGGGTAAATCGCTTTAGCCTAGGGGTTCAGTCCTTTCAAGACTCTCTGCTAGAAGGGATTGGCCGCCATCACCGCCGGGCCGATATTGACCAGGCCATTGACTGGATATATCAGGCTGAGGTTAAAAACTGGAGTTTGGATCTGATCTCCGGCTTACCGAACCAGGGCCTGGAAGATTGGCAAAGGAGTCTCTACTTTGCTTTAACCGCTAAACCATCCCATCTGTCCTGCTATGACTTGGTGATCGAACCCAACACGGCCTTTGGCAAACAATTGCAACCTGGAACGGGCCCCCTCCCCACCGATGAACTCACGGCCCAAATGTATTGTCTGGCCCAGCAAACCCTGACCAAGGCGGGTTATCACCACTACGAAATTTCTAACTATGCTCGGCCGGGCCAGGAATGTCGCCACAATCAAGTCTATTGGCACAATCAAAGCTACTACGGTTTTGGCCTGGGGGCCACCAGTTACCTCCAGGGCCATCGCTTTCAGCGGCCCCGTACTCGTTCAGCCTACTACGCCTGGCTACAGCAATGGCGAGGGCAATCCGGTTCTATCCCCGGTGAGACAGTCAGTGCCACGGAACGGCTCCTGGAAACCCTGATGCTGGGTCTCCGCTTGGCCCAGGGAGTGACGCTTCCTGCCCTCACATCCGAACAACAGAAGGCCCTGTTTAAAGCCCTTGGTTCCCATCAACAACGGGGTTGGATCTCACTTCTCGATGCCGAAAGCCAGCCCTGTGATCACCCCCAGGCCCTGCACCACCTGCAACTCCAAGACCCGGAGGGGTTTCTTTTTTCCAATACAGTCCTGACGGATATTTTTAACTGCCTGACCGAGTGA
- a CDS encoding MraY family glycosyltransferase, whose product MLGEQYYLIAFFLSIAVVWWLTPIIKQVGLKTGYVDKPNERKMHQRPMVRLGGIGIFSGSLVALVVVWCLGAFGSLPVHREWEVWGVTLGGIAFFSIGLIDDLFNLSAFSRLIAQVGIASLVWSMGVRIDFLTLPFFDLIQLGWLSLPITVLWLVGMANAINWIDGLDGLAAGVCGISAVVLFVLCLFMEQSSAALIAVALAGGALGFLRYNFNPAQIFMGDGGAYFMGFTLAGVAVIGLVKVAAVTTVAVTAVLLPYLVLAVPLLDMSVVIISRLLKGKSPFVADKGHLHHRLIKAGISHRLTVLFIYALTLWVGSLALGFSNIPSGWGFAIGATCLLIYLGWQVWRNSRKEEEE is encoded by the coding sequence ATGCTAGGGGAACAGTATTATCTGATTGCATTTTTTCTCTCCATTGCGGTGGTTTGGTGGCTGACTCCCATCATCAAACAAGTTGGGTTAAAGACCGGCTACGTCGATAAACCCAACGAACGCAAAATGCACCAGCGGCCCATGGTTCGTCTGGGAGGGATTGGTATTTTTAGCGGTAGTTTGGTGGCCCTGGTAGTGGTCTGGTGTTTGGGGGCCTTTGGTTCGCTGCCTGTTCATCGGGAATGGGAAGTCTGGGGCGTGACCCTTGGTGGGATTGCTTTTTTTAGCATTGGCCTGATTGATGACCTTTTCAATCTCAGTGCGTTTTCTCGCCTGATTGCCCAGGTTGGTATTGCGTCTTTGGTCTGGAGCATGGGAGTCCGCATTGATTTTTTAACCCTGCCCTTTTTTGATCTGATCCAACTTGGTTGGTTGAGTTTGCCGATTACGGTGCTGTGGCTGGTGGGAATGGCCAATGCGATTAACTGGATTGATGGCCTGGATGGCCTGGCAGCAGGCGTTTGCGGCATTTCTGCCGTGGTGCTCTTTGTGCTCTGTTTATTTATGGAGCAATCATCGGCGGCTTTGATTGCTGTGGCCCTGGCGGGTGGGGCCTTGGGATTTTTACGCTACAACTTTAACCCGGCTCAGATTTTTATGGGGGATGGCGGGGCCTATTTTATGGGCTTTACCCTGGCTGGGGTGGCGGTAATTGGCCTGGTCAAGGTGGCGGCGGTGACGACGGTTGCCGTGACAGCAGTACTTCTACCCTACTTAGTCCTAGCCGTGCCGCTGCTGGATATGTCGGTGGTGATCATTTCGCGTCTGCTCAAGGGCAAATCTCCCTTTGTGGCCGATAAGGGCCACCTGCACCACCGTTTGATTAAGGCCGGTATTTCCCATCGCCTCACCGTGCTTTTTATCTATGCCCTCACCCTCTGGGTTGGTAGTTTGGCCCTTGGTTTTTCTAACATTCCCAGTGGCTGGGGTTTTGCCATCGGGGCCACTTGTTTATTGATTTACCTTGGTTGGCAGGTCTGGCGCAATAGTCGTAAGGAGGAAGAGGAGTAG
- the hemE gene encoding uroporphyrinogen decarboxylase, whose amino-acid sequence MTDLLETPYLLRVARGEIVKRPPVWMMRQAGRYMKIYRDLRDKYPSFRERSENPDLAIEISLQPWRAFQPDGVIMFSDILTPLPGIGIPFDIIESRGPIIDPPIRTQEQVDRLTPFDPEASLPFIKTILKTLRQEVGNQSTVLGFVGSPWTLAAYAIEGKSSKDYKVIKQMAFSEPSVLHSFLSKLAEAIATYVRYQIDCGAQVVQLFDSWAGQLSPQDYDTFALPYQQQVVKAVKATHPDTPLILYISGSAGVLERMGQSGVDIVSVDWTVDMADARKRLGPTMKVQGNIDPGVLLGSHDFIKERILDTIRKAGQGGHILNLGHGVLVGTPEENVRHFFATAKQADQWLD is encoded by the coding sequence ATGACAGACCTATTAGAAACCCCCTACCTATTACGGGTTGCCCGTGGCGAAATTGTGAAACGTCCTCCGGTGTGGATGATGCGCCAAGCGGGCCGTTATATGAAAATATATCGAGACCTCCGGGATAAATATCCCAGTTTTCGTGAGCGTTCAGAAAACCCAGACCTGGCCATTGAAATTTCCCTCCAGCCCTGGCGAGCCTTCCAGCCGGACGGGGTGATTATGTTTTCCGATATTCTCACACCTCTACCGGGCATCGGCATTCCCTTCGACATCATTGAGAGCCGTGGCCCGATCATTGACCCACCGATTCGAACCCAAGAACAGGTTGATCGTCTCACTCCCTTCGATCCTGAAGCCTCCCTGCCCTTCATCAAGACCATCTTAAAAACCCTCCGCCAGGAAGTGGGCAATCAATCTACGGTACTAGGATTTGTCGGCTCTCCCTGGACTCTGGCCGCCTATGCTATTGAGGGCAAAAGCTCCAAAGATTATAAAGTAATCAAGCAAATGGCCTTTTCGGAGCCGTCGGTACTACACAGCTTTTTAAGCAAATTAGCCGAGGCTATCGCCACCTATGTCCGCTACCAGATTGACTGCGGTGCCCAGGTGGTGCAGTTATTTGACTCCTGGGCGGGCCAGTTGAGCCCCCAGGATTACGATACTTTTGCGCTACCTTACCAGCAACAAGTCGTCAAGGCAGTCAAGGCAACCCATCCCGACACGCCCCTCATTCTCTACATCAGTGGTAGCGCTGGGGTGTTAGAACGTATGGGCCAATCCGGCGTAGATATTGTCAGTGTTGATTGGACCGTGGACATGGCCGATGCCCGCAAACGCCTCGGCCCCACCATGAAGGTACAGGGCAATATCGATCCCGGTGTACTTTTGGGTTCCCATGACTTTATCAAAGAACGGATTCTCGATACGATCCGCAAAGCTGGCCAGGGCGGTCATATCCTCAACCTGGGCCATGGTGTGCTGGTGGGAACGCCTGAGGAGAATGTCCGGCATTTCTTTGCCACCGCCAAGCAAGCAGACCAGTGGCTCGACTAG
- a CDS encoding HAMP domain-containing sensor histidine kinase — translation MARLGLGTRLFLSHFIVMLVGLGSFVILAKLSSPRMFVLHLEKLENQGFITVRSARTYLVRGFETAWNSSAIWAIIFGASAAGGLSYLAAERITKPLNQLKDVTQKLAAGNLEERVAESAIPEFNQLGQSFNRMAHSLENVEKRRRELISDLTHELRTPLTVVRGYLEELADGSITPSAELYQRLVRETRRLERLTSDLQELSKAEAGYLSINVQPVSLLPLLQGLVEKFRDQLLDEGPILRLDAPTELPQTLADLDRTEQILVNLLGNAIRYTEKGSILLSAWQDKTDPRKLWIAVTDTGAGISAIDLPYVFERFWRADKSRSRGSGGTGLGLAITRRLVELQGGEIFVSSTPGQGSQFRFYLPAL, via the coding sequence GTGGCTCGACTAGGCTTGGGAACTCGCCTATTTTTATCCCACTTTATAGTGATGTTAGTGGGCCTGGGGAGTTTTGTCATTTTAGCTAAACTTTCCTCGCCCCGCATGTTTGTACTACATCTGGAGAAGCTTGAGAATCAAGGGTTTATTACCGTCCGCTCCGCTCGTACTTACTTGGTTCGGGGTTTTGAAACAGCCTGGAATAGCAGTGCTATTTGGGCCATTATCTTTGGGGCCAGTGCCGCTGGGGGCCTGAGTTATCTGGCCGCCGAACGCATTACCAAGCCCCTTAATCAGCTCAAGGACGTAACCCAAAAATTGGCGGCGGGGAATTTGGAGGAACGGGTGGCGGAAAGTGCCATTCCCGAATTTAATCAACTGGGTCAGAGCTTTAACCGTATGGCCCATAGTCTGGAAAACGTGGAAAAGCGGCGACGAGAACTGATTAGCGACCTGACCCACGAATTGCGGACTCCCCTCACCGTTGTACGGGGCTATCTTGAAGAATTAGCCGATGGCAGTATTACCCCCTCGGCGGAACTCTACCAGCGTCTGGTGCGAGAAACCCGTCGTCTGGAACGTCTCACCAGTGATTTGCAAGAATTGTCCAAGGCCGAAGCGGGCTATTTGTCTATCAACGTTCAGCCAGTGTCATTGTTACCGTTATTGCAGGGCCTGGTAGAGAAATTTCGTGACCAACTCCTGGACGAGGGCCCGATTTTGCGCTTAGATGCTCCCACCGAACTGCCTCAGACCCTGGCGGATCTAGACCGCACGGAACAAATTCTAGTCAACTTGCTGGGCAATGCCATTCGTTACACCGAAAAGGGCAGTATTCTCTTGAGTGCTTGGCAGGACAAAACTGACCCCCGCAAACTATGGATCGCCGTCACCGATACGGGGGCCGGTATTAGTGCTATAGACCTCCCCTACGTTTTCGAGCGATTTTGGCGGGCCGATAAATCCCGTTCTCGGGGTTCTGGTGGCACGGGCCTGGGCCTGGCGATTACGCGGCGTCTGGTGGAACTCCAGGGAGGGGAAATTTTTGTCAGCAGTACTCCCGGCCAGGGGAGTCAGTTTCGTTTTTATTTGCCGGCCCTGTGA
- a CDS encoding cation:proton antiporter — MAAELTLIREMVTVLGAAAGGGYLASRLKQPVLLGYLLSGIVVGPAGLRLVTLEGDIEVLSEVGVALLLFALGLEFSLKDLLRVKGIALGGGPLQIISTILLGGGLAYATGWVTTWPQAIFLGAVLSLSSTAVVLKSLIERNEVQTTDGQVMLGMLIVQDLGLGLMLAVLPALNQPTGIIGQALLLALFKVLMFTLGALLAGRWLIPFLVRLLAQTGSQELFLLGILVLCLGIALLTSKLGLGLAMGAFVAGLMISNVEYADHALDRILPMRDVFATLFFASIGVLIEPGFIAANLGVVLGLVAITMVGKALIVAIIVNLFGYGPKTALVAGLGINQIGEFSFVLAGMARSQGLFSQELYGLTVGTAAATLLITPFLLRATPYGLQWLEQWPWINHYLRLSQPPQRFHFDDGLRDHVVIAGYGRVGQMLVRMLYFQGYSLLVIDNNEAVLQGLRERNIAYLYGDASSKLVLEKANLPQAKAMAIALPAPMATRLALKRALSLAPDLDITVRAHVNEEIDVLYQLGAQEVVQPEFEASLEMGAHLLLKLGDSRYAVQQVVTRYRTGRYRDIMPERSEYWGAADLAANIEGLQRKWYTISPHSPLQGLSLAQANIRRLTGVTVMAIERDKQLYSYPTGEMILEIGDRLLVVGSEAEHPAFRQLLKAEKV, encoded by the coding sequence ATGGCGGCGGAATTGACCCTCATTCGAGAAATGGTGACGGTGCTGGGGGCGGCGGCCGGCGGGGGCTACTTGGCCAGTCGCTTAAAACAACCCGTCCTCCTAGGCTATCTCCTCAGTGGAATCGTGGTTGGGCCAGCGGGCCTGCGATTGGTGACCCTAGAGGGAGATATCGAAGTGTTGTCCGAGGTGGGGGTGGCCCTGTTGCTCTTTGCCCTGGGCCTGGAATTTTCCCTCAAGGACTTGCTCCGGGTTAAGGGCATTGCCCTGGGGGGCGGGCCCCTACAAATTATCAGTACGATCCTCCTGGGCGGAGGCCTGGCCTATGCTACGGGCTGGGTAACCACCTGGCCCCAGGCGATTTTTTTGGGGGCCGTCCTATCCCTGTCCTCCACGGCCGTCGTGCTCAAGAGCCTGATTGAACGCAATGAGGTACAGACAACGGATGGCCAGGTGATGCTGGGGATGTTGATCGTGCAAGACTTGGGTTTGGGCTTAATGTTGGCGGTTCTGCCGGCCCTCAATCAGCCGACGGGGATCATTGGCCAGGCCCTGTTGTTGGCCCTGTTTAAGGTACTGATGTTTACCCTGGGGGCCCTGTTGGCCGGCCGTTGGCTCATTCCCTTCCTGGTGCGGTTACTGGCCCAAACGGGTTCCCAAGAATTGTTTTTGTTGGGCATTTTAGTTCTCTGTTTAGGCATTGCCCTGCTCACCTCCAAGCTTGGCCTCGGCCTGGCCATGGGGGCCTTTGTGGCAGGCCTGATGATTTCTAACGTGGAGTATGCCGACCATGCCCTCGATCGGATTTTACCGATGCGGGATGTCTTTGCCACGCTCTTTTTTGCCTCCATTGGGGTTTTGATCGAGCCCGGTTTCATTGCCGCAAATCTGGGGGTTGTCCTGGGGTTGGTGGCCATCACCATGGTGGGCAAGGCTTTGATTGTCGCCATCATTGTCAATCTGTTTGGCTATGGCCCGAAGACCGCCCTGGTCGCGGGTCTGGGGATCAACCAAATTGGAGAATTTTCCTTTGTACTCGCTGGTATGGCCCGGAGTCAGGGCCTGTTTTCCCAGGAACTCTATGGCTTGACCGTGGGTACGGCCGCGGCAACTTTGCTGATCACACCATTTCTGCTCCGAGCTACGCCCTACGGTCTGCAGTGGCTAGAGCAATGGCCCTGGATTAACCATTATCTGCGTTTATCTCAGCCTCCCCAACGCTTTCACTTCGATGATGGTTTAAGAGATCATGTCGTTATTGCTGGCTACGGTCGGGTGGGGCAAATGCTCGTGCGAATGCTCTATTTTCAAGGCTATTCCCTCTTGGTGATCGACAACAATGAAGCGGTTTTACAGGGCCTACGGGAGCGTAACATTGCTTACCTCTACGGAGATGCCTCTAGCAAACTAGTTTTAGAAAAAGCTAATTTACCTCAGGCTAAGGCGATGGCGATTGCGCTACCGGCCCCGATGGCGACCCGTCTGGCCCTGAAGCGGGCCCTCAGCCTGGCCCCGGATCTGGATATTACGGTGCGGGCCCATGTCAACGAAGAAATTGATGTCCTCTATCAACTGGGAGCCCAGGAGGTGGTTCAGCCAGAATTTGAAGCCTCTTTGGAAATGGGGGCTCATTTACTCCTAAAACTGGGGGATTCTCGTTACGCCGTTCAGCAGGTGGTGACGCGCTATCGTACCGGTCGTTACCGCGATATTATGCCCGAACGTTCTGAGTATTGGGGCGCGGCGGATTTAGCGGCCAATATTGAAGGCCTGCAACGGAAATGGTACACCATCTCCCCCCATTCTCCCCTACAGGGCCTCAGTCTAGCCCAGGCCAACATTCGCCGTTTAACCGGGGTGACGGTCATGGCTATTGAGCGAGATAAACAACTCTATAGCTATCCCACGGGGGAAATGATACTAGAGATCGGAGACCGTTTGCTGGTGGTGGGCAGTGAAGCAGAACATCCGGCCTTTCGGCAGTTGCTGAAGGCCGAAAAGGTTTAG
- a CDS encoding acyl-CoA desaturase has translation MTVALPNNSNNPLTPSWTVIIYFTLIHVVALLAVLPQFFSWSALGAALVLYWITGGIGITLGFHRLISHRSFTAPKWLEYILVFCGTLACQGGVLDWVGLHRMHHKFSDTAQDPHDSNRGFWWSHMGWMLYNIPADSDIPRYTQDIKDDPFYQFCQKFQIPIQVALGLVLFALGGWSWVIWGIFVRLVVVFHATWFVNSATHKFGYISHESHDHSRNCWWVALLTFGEGWHNNHHAYQYSARHGLQWWEVDVTWMTIRFLQLLGLAQDVKLAPSNTPTKTQA, from the coding sequence ATGACTGTTGCCCTTCCTAACAATTCAAATAATCCTTTAACGCCTTCCTGGACGGTGATTATTTATTTCACCCTCATCCACGTTGTGGCCCTGTTGGCGGTCTTGCCCCAGTTTTTCAGCTGGTCGGCCCTCGGCGCGGCCCTCGTCCTCTACTGGATTACCGGTGGCATTGGGATTACGCTAGGCTTCCATCGCCTGATTTCCCATCGCAGTTTTACCGCCCCTAAGTGGTTAGAGTATATTTTGGTTTTCTGTGGAACCCTTGCCTGTCAAGGGGGCGTACTGGATTGGGTGGGTCTCCACCGCATGCACCACAAGTTTTCGGATACGGCTCAAGACCCCCACGATTCTAATCGTGGCTTTTGGTGGAGCCACATGGGTTGGATGCTCTACAATATCCCGGCGGACAGTGATATTCCCCGCTATACCCAGGATATTAAGGATGACCCCTTTTATCAGTTCTGTCAAAAGTTCCAAATTCCCATTCAAGTGGCCCTGGGCCTCGTCCTCTTTGCCCTCGGGGGTTGGTCTTGGGTGATTTGGGGAATTTTTGTGCGATTAGTGGTGGTTTTCCATGCCACTTGGTTTGTGAATAGTGCAACCCACAAATTTGGCTACATCAGCCATGAATCCCACGACCATTCCCGCAATTGTTGGTGGGTCGCGCTCCTCACCTTTGGCGAGGGTTGGCATAATAATCACCACGCCTACCAGTATTCAGCCCGTCATGGTCTGCAGTGGTGGGAGGTTGATGTTACCTGGATGACCATCCGTTTTCTGCAACTTCTCGGCTTGGCCCAGGACGTCAAATTGGCCCCTTCTAATACCCCAACCAAAACCCAAGCCTAA
- a CDS encoding methionine gamma-lyase family protein: MNHSELLKKAETDLFPIFSDIDAKVKQNLKNVLQAYYDQRVGVHHFASVSGYGHDDLGRETLDRVFAQIVGAEQAAVRVQIVSGTHAIACALYGILRPGDELLAVAGAPYDTLEEVIGLRGQRQGSLADFNINYRELALTPTGQIDWEGLATAVWPQTRMVLIQRSCGYSWRSSLSVEEIGRIVALVKKQNPDTICFVDNCYGEFIETQEPTAVGADLMAGSLIKNPGGTIVTAGGYLAGKAEWVEQACCRLTAPGIGSEGGATFDQHRLLFQGLFLAPQMVGEAIKSTHLLAYVFDRLGYEVNPDPFSPRRDVIQAIKLGSPEKLIAVCRAIQRISPVGAYLDPVPATMPGYETPVVMAGGTFIDGSTAELSADGPLREPYTVFCQGGTHWSHTALVLESILETLTALAD; encoded by the coding sequence ATGAACCATTCGGAACTGCTCAAGAAGGCAGAGACAGATCTGTTTCCAATCTTTTCGGATATTGACGCAAAGGTCAAGCAGAATCTTAAAAACGTCCTGCAGGCCTATTACGACCAGCGAGTCGGGGTGCATCATTTTGCGAGTGTGAGTGGCTATGGCCACGATGATCTAGGCCGGGAAACCCTAGACCGGGTTTTTGCCCAGATCGTCGGTGCAGAACAAGCGGCGGTGCGGGTCCAGATTGTGTCGGGTACCCACGCCATTGCCTGCGCCCTGTACGGGATTCTGCGACCAGGGGATGAACTTTTGGCAGTGGCCGGAGCCCCCTACGATACCCTCGAAGAAGTGATTGGTCTCCGGGGCCAGAGGCAAGGGTCTTTAGCTGACTTTAACATTAACTATCGGGAGTTGGCGCTTACCCCAACGGGGCAGATCGATTGGGAGGGCCTGGCAACGGCAGTCTGGCCCCAAACCCGCATGGTGTTGATCCAACGCTCCTGTGGCTACTCCTGGCGTTCGAGTCTTTCCGTTGAGGAAATTGGCCGGATTGTGGCCCTGGTGAAGAAACAAAATCCTGACACCATCTGTTTTGTAGACAACTGCTACGGGGAGTTCATCGAGACCCAGGAACCCACCGCCGTTGGGGCCGATCTTATGGCTGGTTCCCTGATTAAAAATCCCGGCGGCACGATTGTTACCGCCGGTGGTTATCTGGCCGGTAAGGCGGAATGGGTCGAGCAGGCCTGTTGTCGCCTGACGGCCCCGGGCATTGGCTCCGAGGGAGGGGCCACCTTTGATCAGCACCGTCTCCTATTCCAGGGCCTATTTTTGGCCCCGCAGATGGTGGGAGAAGCTATCAAAAGCACTCACTTACTGGCCTACGTGTTTGACCGTCTGGGTTATGAGGTTAATCCCGATCCCTTTTCCCCCCGCAGGGATGTGATCCAAGCCATTAAACTAGGATCCCCCGAAAAATTGATCGCGGTTTGCCGGGCCATCCAACGAATTTCGCCGGTGGGGGCCTACCTCGATCCCGTGCCAGCCACCATGCCGGGTTATGAAACCCCCGTGGTCATGGCCGGGGGCACCTTCATTGATGGCAGTACCGCCGAGTTGTCCGCCGACGGCCCCCTGCGGGAACCCTACACTGTGTTTTGCCAAGGGGGAACCCATTGGAGCCATACGGCCCTAGTCCTAGAGTCCATTTTGGAGACCCTAACGGCTCTAGCAGATTGA